The following is a genomic window from Helicobacter sp. NHP19-003.
ACAGATTGTTAAAACTAAAAGCCGAAGAAATCAGCGCAATCATTAAAGAGCGCATTGAAAACTTCACTCCCGACATCAACATCACCCAAGTGGGGCGGGTCATCGCCTACGCCGATGGTGTGGCAAAAGTCTATGGGCTCAAAGATGTGATGTCTTACGAAGTTGTGGAATTTGACACGGGCGATCGAGGGCTCGCGTCCAACCTTGAGGAGGGCTGCATTGGGGTGATTGTGCTGGGCGGGGGCAAGCACATCAAAGAAGGCACCTCGGTTAAACGCACCAAACAACTCATGAAAGTCCCTGTGGGCGATGCGGTCGTGGGGCGGGTCATCAACACTTTGGGCGAACCCATTGACGGGCGGGGGGCGATTGAAGCCGACACCTTTAGATTCGTGGAGCAAAAAGCCCCGGGCATTATGGATAGAAAATCCGTGCATGAGCCCTTGCAAACGGGCATCAAAGCCATCGATGCTCTCGTGCCCATCGGACGGGGGCAAAGGGAGCTCATCATCGGGGACAAACAAACCGGCAAAACGACCGTGGCGATCGACACAATCATCAACCAAAAAGACCAGAATGTGATCTGCATCTATGTGGCGATCGGACAAAAAGAATCCACCGTCGCCCAAGTGGTGCGTAAATTAGAGGAATACGGCGCGATGGAGTACAGCGTGGTGGTCAATGCCCCCGCCTCCGACTCGCCGGCTATGCAATACCTCGCCCCTTATGCCGGGGTTACCATTGGGGAATATTTTAGAGATCAAGGCCGGCACGCTTTGATCATTTATGATGACTTGAGCAAGCACGCTGTGGCTTACCGCGAAATCTCCTTGATTTTGCGTCGCCCCCCCGGGCGTGAAGCCTTCCCCGGCGATGTCTTTTACATCCACTCCAGACTCTTAGAGCGCGCCGCCAAAATGAGCGATGACAAAGGAGCGGGATCGCTCAC
Proteins encoded in this region:
- the atpA gene encoding F0F1 ATP synthase subunit alpha; the protein is MLKLKAEEISAIIKERIENFTPDINITQVGRVIAYADGVAKVYGLKDVMSYEVVEFDTGDRGLASNLEEGCIGVIVLGGGKHIKEGTSVKRTKQLMKVPVGDAVVGRVINTLGEPIDGRGAIEADTFRFVEQKAPGIMDRKSVHEPLQTGIKAIDALVPIGRGQRELIIGDKQTGKTTVAIDTIINQKDQNVICIYVAIGQKESTVAQVVRKLEEYGAMEYSVVVNAPASDSPAMQYLAPYAGVTIGEYFRDQGRHALIIYDDLSKHAVAYREISLILRRPPGREAFPGDVFYIHSRLLERAAKMSDDKGAGSLTALPIIETQAGDVSAYIPTNVISITDGQIFLETDLFYSGIRPAINVGLSVSRVGGAAQIKGTKQVAGTLRLDLAQYRELQAFSQFASDLDEASRKQLERGQRMVEVLKQPPYSPLPIEKQIVMIYTGVKGFLDDVPAKKVVDFESSLYPFLESKYPNILEDIRMKKALDKDLEAMLKTAIEEFKLGFSL